The stretch of DNA GCCATTGGGTTTTTCCAGAATCAAGCTCAAGTGAATATAAGGAGTATGCCTTTCCTTGTTCTGGCGCTTCAGAGAAAATAAGTAGATTGTCATCATGAGTAAATTTAATTGCACCAACGCTGCCTGCGTTACAGGTATAGATTAGTGATGGCGCTGACATCTCTAAACCATTAAACTCGCGAATAAAATACTGGCAACTATTTTGAGAGCCGACTAAATAGACTAATTTGGTTCCGGCCTTATTCCAACTACCAGGACCAACACCCATGTCTTTTCCGTGATCAATTTCAATTTGCTCACCGGAATATATGTTCTTTACATATAGCCTGAATTTTTCACCATCATGGTTCATATAGGAAAGGCGAACACCGTCAGCTGCAAAGCTCGGGAAATATTCACTTCCCTTATTTGATGTGACGGCTTTGGCAGACACTATTGCGCTAGGCACTGTTTTATTTTGCAATGCAAACCAGACAAGAAAGACAATAACGCAAAATGGAATGAAAAAGAGATAAGGCTGATGTCGTGATTGTTTGGGTGAAGAGACTTTTTTATCGGCTACTGATACTTTTGTTTCTTTAACTTGTTCGGCTTCTGCGACAAATCGATAGCCTCTTTTAGGGACTGTGACAATAAATATAGGATTTCGAGCGTCATCCTGTAGGACTTTCCTCAGTTTAGTAATAAGTTTGCTGACGGTATTGTCACTGACATAACGACCGTGCCACACATCATCCAGTAATTGCTCCTTACTGATAATTTGATTTTGATGGCGACAAAAATATCCTAGCAAATCACTTATCATAGGCTCCATGCGAACCTTGTATTGCTGATTTATTAAGGTTTGTTGTTGCTCACAAAACTCAAAACTTTTTATTTTCCAGCGCATATCAATCCAGTTTTTTTGCTACGCAGGCCTTTAAAATTAAAGCTGTCATAAAAATTCACAACTATTCATCTCTTTGTCAGGACTTTAATCATACATACCAATACAGTGGCGCCACTATCTAAGCAATCTGAAGAGAAGAAAACGAAAATGAAAAAAATAAGTTTAATGTCGAAGGCGATCTATTCGACCGTTATCTTACTAACTTTTCTAGCAAATATCTACGCGGCTAACAGTGCTGAATACCCAATGCCAGCAGTTATAGGAGCGACTGATTTGAGCCAAGGGGAAGGGGTAGAAAAGATACTATTATCTGAAAATCTTAAACGTGATTTAAGGTCATTTGCAGCAAGTCTTAGCAATGATGATATCGCCCAACAAAGTATGTTCAATAAAATTGCGCTGCTGTCATTGCGAGGCGATCTTACCGCCATTAATAGCAACATCACTCAACAAAAGAATACAATTGAGTTCTCTCATTACCAATTATTTCTCCAAACACGATTAGCTCTGGGTGAAAAAGGTGTGTCAAAACAGACCTTTTCTGACAAAGCTTATTCCTTAATGACAAGTCAATTTGAAAATTTTAATGACGAAGAGTTTGTGCAGATGTCATTGGCACTCGGCTGGTCTGTATCTGGCGCTAAAGATTACGTTTTTAATATATACAAGCAACTACATAATAAGCCATCACTCTCGCAAAATGATATGGTGAATATTGCCGTCAATACCCATTTGTATCATGTACTAGAGGCCATCATTCCAGTTGCCAATAAGGTGATGAGCTCTGAACAAAAACGCCGCTTTATCATACAGCCCGATGTGTTGGTAAAACTAAATAATGGTATTGAGCTATCAACCACAATTGTGCGAAGCCGAGATCAAGTAAAACCTAACAGTACGGCCTTGCAATTTACTATTTATGCTGACGAAGCCGCGCACATTAAAACCGCCATGCATGCCGCTGCACACGGATACATTGGCATCGTTGCCAACTCACGGGGTAAACGTTCAAGTAGCAACCATATTGTTCCTTGGGAATTTGAAGGTGAAGATGCTTTCGCGCTTATCAATTGGATCACCAAGCAAGTGTGGAGCAACGGTAGCGTTGTTATGTACGGTGGCAGTTATAATGGCTTTACCCAATGGGCCACCGCTAAGCATATGCCAAAAGGACTAAAAGCTATGGCTCCTTATGTTGCTGCAAACCTAATAACAGGTTTACCTTATGAAAATAATATTGCGTTGACTGGCAATTTTGAATGGCCTTTGTATGTTACAAACAATAAAACAGTCGACAACAGTATTTATAATGATTGGCAACGCACAGATAAGATCGTTAATGAGCTATATACAAGTGGTCGTCCAATTGTAGATATTGATAAAATAGCCAATAAACCTAGCCCCTGGCTACAAAAGTGGTTAGCACACCCAGAAGATGATGTATTTTACCAAAATATGGTTCCTCATCAAAAAGATTACCAGCGCATTAATATTCCAGTACTGAGTATCACAGGGTATTTCGAAGGTGGTCAGATATCAGCGCTCAACTACCTGCATGAGCACTACAAGTACAATTCGAATGCTAATCATTCATTGTTAATTGGTCCCTACAACCACTGGTCTGCACAAAACAAACCTCGCTCTCACCACAGTAACTATGAACTTGATCCGGTCGCACTCGAGAAAGATACCGAAGAAGTAGTTTTCGAATGGTTTGATCATGTTTTATATGGCAAACCGAAGCCCAAATTGGTGCAAGATAAAGTTAACTATCAGGTCATGGGCGCAAATCAGTGGCGTTTTGCAGACTCGCTACAAAATCTGAATCAACAAACATTAAGTTTTTATATTCAGCAGGCTAAACCAAACGAAAAGCAAAATTATTTACTAGGTCGAGAGGCGTCACTACAGCCGGAGAAATATATTGAGCAAACCATTGATATGACCGATAGAAAAGAGCAGCGCAATCTTGCTCCGTGGCCAGTGATTCAAGAGAGTATTAACAAACAAGGTGGCATTCAAATCGAAACGTCAGCGTTTGTGCAGGATATGGAACTAACCGGGGCTATCACAGG from Psychrosphaera aestuarii encodes:
- a CDS encoding CocE/NonD family hydrolase, with product MKKISLMSKAIYSTVILLTFLANIYAANSAEYPMPAVIGATDLSQGEGVEKILLSENLKRDLRSFAASLSNDDIAQQSMFNKIALLSLRGDLTAINSNITQQKNTIEFSHYQLFLQTRLALGEKGVSKQTFSDKAYSLMTSQFENFNDEEFVQMSLALGWSVSGAKDYVFNIYKQLHNKPSLSQNDMVNIAVNTHLYHVLEAIIPVANKVMSSEQKRRFIIQPDVLVKLNNGIELSTTIVRSRDQVKPNSTALQFTIYADEAAHIKTAMHAAAHGYIGIVANSRGKRSSSNHIVPWEFEGEDAFALINWITKQVWSNGSVVMYGGSYNGFTQWATAKHMPKGLKAMAPYVAANLITGLPYENNIALTGNFEWPLYVTNNKTVDNSIYNDWQRTDKIVNELYTSGRPIVDIDKIANKPSPWLQKWLAHPEDDVFYQNMVPHQKDYQRINIPVLSITGYFEGGQISALNYLHEHYKYNSNANHSLLIGPYNHWSAQNKPRSHHSNYELDPVALEKDTEEVVFEWFDHVLYGKPKPKLVQDKVNYQVMGANQWRFADSLQNLNQQTLSFYIQQAKPNEKQNYLLGREASLQPEKYIEQTIDMTDRKEQRNLAPWPVIQESINKQGGIQIETSAFVQDMELTGAITGFFDIAINKKDVDIGFNYYEVTANGQVFHLNNYRSRASYADDMSERLLLVPNTKRRVPIVNARFTSKLIKKGSKIVLVLNVNKNEQAQVNLGTGRPVNYEHISEAGEPLNLKWYLSSQIKLPLKPWVNN